In Syngnathus scovelli strain Florida chromosome 11, RoL_Ssco_1.2, whole genome shotgun sequence, one DNA window encodes the following:
- the slc12a5a gene encoding solute carrier family 12 member 5 isoform X4, translating to MLNNLTDTEEGDGGAQNQGDNNPKESSPFINSSDAAAEKSQQYDGKHMALFEEEMDTSPMVSSLLSSLANYSNLPQGSKEHEEAENNEAEPSRKKPVKAPQLGTLMGVYLPCIQNIFGVILFLRMTWLVGIGGIIGTFVIVFMCCTTTMLTAISMSAIATNGVVPAGGSYYMISRSLGPEFGGAVGICFYLGTTYAGAMYILGAIELLLIYIVPKAAIFPLEGLEGAEAEAALLNNMRVYGTILLTSMATVVFVGVKYVNKLALVFLACVILSILAVYAGVIKTAVDPPEFPVCLLGNRTLVSKSFDVCAKTVETANGTVTTQLWRIFCDSPLLNATCDKYFAANNITKIQGIPGVTSGLWTENLFGTYYEKGDLIARINMESVEDVDDPLTNANRYVLADITSFFTLLVGIYFPSVTGIMAGSNRSGDLRDAQKSIPVGTIAAITTTSFVYMSSVILFGACIDGVVLRDKFGEGVHGNLVIGTLAWPSPWVIVIGSFFSTCGAGLQSLTGAPRLLQAIAKDGIVPALRIFGHGKANGEPTWSLLLTALICETGILIASLDSVAPILSMFFLMCYMFVNLACALQTLLRTPNWRPRFKFYHWTLSFLGMSLCLTLMFLCSWYYAIVAMVIAGSIYKYIEFAGAEKEWGDGIRGLSLSAARYALMRLEEGPPHTKNWRPQLLVLVSVDGEQNVEQPRLLSLTNQLKAGKGLTIVGTALVGSYLDNYEHSQKAEQALRKLMETEKVKGFSQVTVSSNLRDATSHLLQASGLGGLKHNAVLVSWPRNWKQGDEHQTWRNFVELVRETTAAHLALLVPKNIAAFPSNGERFTEGHIDVWWIVHDGGMLMLLPFLLRQHKVWRKCKMRIFTVAQMDDNSIQMKKDLTTFLYHLRIDAMVEVVEMHDSDISAYTYEKTLVMEQRSQMLKQINLTKTEREREIQSITDSSRGSIRRKNPASVTTQLSVSEEPPEAGKEEKPEEESKSASPPVPPPAQVQLIHDNTTPTSPATAAPPPAPAEVAQSPGEQVQMTWTEKCDGDASKPAGAATPCGIKDIFNMKPEWENLNQSNVRRMHTALRLNEAIMKKSSEAKLVLLNMPGPPKNRTGDENYMEFLEVLTEGLNRVLLVRGGGREVITIYS from the exons GCCCCCCAGCTCGGCACTCTGATGGGCGTCTACCTGCCCTGCATCCAGAACATCTTCGGCGTCATCCTCTTCCTCAGGATGACCTGGCTTGTCGGGATCGGAGGAATCATTGGAACCTTCGTCATCGTCTTCATGTGCTGCACCACC ACCATGCTGACTGCCATCTCCATGAGCGCCATTGCTACCAATGGAGTCGTGCCAG CTGGAGGCTCGTACTACATGATATCCCGTTCGCTGGGCCCCGAGTTTGGGGGCGCGGTGGGCATCTGTTTCTACCTGGGGACCACTTATGCCGGAGCTATGTACATCCTGGGTGCCATCGAGCTGCTCCTG ATCTACATTGTACCCAAGGCGGCCATTTTCCCGCTGGAGGGGCTGGAGGGCGCCGAGGCGGAAGCAGCTCTGCTAAACAACATGCGCGTGTACGGTACCATCCTGCTCACGTCCATGGCCACCGTGGTGTTTGTCGGTGTCAAGTATGTCAACAAGTTGGCTTTGGTCTTCCTGGCCTGCGTCATTCTTTCCATCTTGGCCGTCTATGCCGGCGTTATCAAGACTGCCGTGGATCCCCCCGAATTTCC CGTTTGTTTGCTGGGCAACCGCACGCTAGTGTCCAAGTCATTCGACGTATGCGCCAAGACGGTGGAAACGGCCAACGGGACCGTGACCACGCAGCTGTGGCGTATCTTTTGCGATTCGCCCCTGCTCAACGCCACCTGCGACAAATACTTTGCGGCCAACAACATAACGAAGATCCAGGGCATCCCCGGAGTCACCAGCGGCCTCTGGACAG AGAACCTGTTTGGGACGTACTACGAGAAGGGCGATCTGATCGCCCGGATCAACATGGAGTCCGTGGAGGACGTAGACGACCCTCTGACCAACGCCAACCGCTACGTGCTGGCCGACATCACCAGCTTCTTCACGCTGCTGGTTGGCATCTACTTCCCTTCAGTGACAG GAATCATGGCCGGCTCCAACCGCTCCGGTGACCTGCGCGATGCCCAGAAGTCCATACCGGTGGGAACTATCGCGGCCATCACCACCACTTCCTTTGTCT ACATGTCCAGCGTCATTCTGTTCGGCGCCTGCATCGACGGCGTGGTCCTCCGAGACAA GTTTGGGGAAGGAGTGCACGGGAACTTGGTGATCGGCACGTTGGCGTGGCCATCGCCTTGGGTCATTGTGATCGGCTCCTTCTTCTCCACCTGCGGGGCCGGACTGCAGAGCCTGACGGGGGCGCCGCGTCTTCTCCAGGCCATCGCCAAGGATGGAATCGTACCCGCGCTACGG ATCTTTGGACATGGGAAAGCCAACGGGGAGCCCACATGGTCCTTGCTGCTAACCGCCCTCATCTGCGAGACCGGCATCCTCATCGCCTCCCTGGACTCGGTGGCTCCCATCTTGTCCAT GTTTTTCCTAATGTGCTACATGTTCGTCAACCTGGCCTGCGCCCTACAGACTCTACTACGGACCCCCAACTGGCGGCCCCGCTTTAAGTTCTACCACTG GACTCTCTCTTTCCTGGGTATGAGCTTGTGTCTCACGCTCATGTTCCTCTGCTCCTGGTACTACGCCATTGTTGCTATGGTGATTGCCGGTTCCATCTACAAGTATATTGAGTTTGCCGG TGCGGAGAAGGAGTGGGGTGACGGCATCCGAGGTCTGTCCCTGAGCGCGGCACGTTACGCTCTTATGCGTCTGGAGGAAGGTCCCCCCCACACCAAGAACTGgag GCCCCAGCTGCTGGTGCTGGTGAGCGTGGATGGCGAGCAGAACGTGGAACAGCCCAGGCTGCTTTCGCTCACCAACCAGCTGAAGGCGGGCAAGGGCCTGACCATCGTGGGCACAGCCCTGGTGGGCAGCTACCTGGACAATTACGAACACAGTCAGAAGGCCGAGCAG GCGCTGCGTAAACTGATGGAGACGGAGAAGGTGAAGGGCTTCTCTCAGGTGACCGTGTCGTCCAACCTGCGCGACGCCACCTCCCATCTGCTCCAGGCCAGCGGCCTGGGCGGACTCAAGCATAACGCCGTGCTGGTGTCGTGGCCGCGCAATTGGAAACAAGGCGACGAGCATCAGACCTGGAGGAACTTTGTCG AGTTGGTGAGAGAAACCACTGCAGCTCACCTGGCCTTGCTGGTACCTAAAAACATTGCGGCTTTCCCATCCAACGGCGAGCGCTTCACCGAGGGCCACATTGACGTGTGGTGGATCGTCCATGACGGAGGCATGCTGATGCTGCTTCCCTTCCTCCTGCGCCAGCACAAG GTTTGGAGGAAGTGCAAGATGCGCATCTTCACCGTGGCacagatggacgacaacagcatcCAGATGAAAAAGGACCTGACCACCTTCCTCTATCATCTCCGTATCGACGCTATGGTGGAAGTGGTGGAAATG CACGACAGCGACATTTCGGCATACACCTACGAGAAGACCCTGGTAATGGAACAACGCTCGCAGATGCTCAAGCAGATTAACCTGACCAAGACGGAGCGCGAGAGGGAG ATCCAGAGCATTACCGACTCATCCCGTGGGTCCATTCGGCGCAAGAACCCAGCCTCTGTCACGACCCAGCTGAGTGTGAGCGAAGAACCGCCAGAAGCCGGCAAGGAGGAGAAGCCCGAGGAGGAG TCAAAGTCGGCCTCTCCCCCTGTGCCCCCCCCTGCCCAGGTGCAGCTGATCCACGACAACACCACCCCGACCAGCCccgcgaccgccgcccccccgcCGGCCCCGGCCGAGGTGGCCCAGAGCCCCGGGGAGCAGGTTCAAATGACCTGGACGGAGAAGTGCGACGGCGACGCCAGCAAGCCGGCCGGCGCTGCCACACCGTGCGGCATCAAGGACATCTTCAACATGAAGCC TGAATGGGAGAACCT gAACCAGTCCAATGTGCGACGCATGCACACGGCGCTGCGACTCAACGAGGCCATCATGAAGAAGTCCTCGGAGGCCAAGCTGGTCCTACTCAACATGCCCGGGCCACCCAAGAACCGGACGGGTGACGAGAATT ATATGGAGTTCCTTGAGGTCCTCACCGAAGGTCTCAACCGGGTCCTTctggtccgcggaggcggacgcGAGGTCATCACCATCTATTCCTGA